aCAGACACGACGTATTCTGCCTGGGAAAAGAGTATCAAAAAACATCAGGGGCTGCTTGCGAAAATCGCCCGCCCAGTATCAACCACGCCATAAACACCAATATGCTCCCTTTCCCATGCCAAAACTCCGTGCGTACAATGCCGCATAATGCAGAGATGATAAAAACATAAATGGATATATCCGTCGAGTGTTGAAACAAACGATGTCAGTGGATCGGCATGTACAATGCGTTCCGTCCTCTTATATAAGTGACGAGTAGATGGTGTCCATATCCTTGGGATACAGCTTTTCCATCGGGTTGTTGATTTGCCAGCGCAGGCTCTTGTCGTCTTCGCGTCCCTCAGCGCTGTATACGATGCGATAGCCCTCGATAGGGCTCGCGGGTTGGCTGCCCCGGTCTCGAATACGGTGCAACATTCCAAGTCGTCCCTCGATCGCCTCCTGTGCACCCCTGACGTCGTCCCAAGTCGAGCACATGGCTTGAACAACCTCCTGAACCATATGGACGTTCTCAATAATATCGCCCAGGTGAGATAGACGACCACTAGAGGTCAGCACGTCAACTGCCTCTgtcaccaccatggccatgaccgGAGCCGGTGCGCTGAGGACTTGCTGTCCCCCGCGGTGGAGTCGCACAACAGCTTTGACCATGTCCAATACCTGTGTCGCGTGCTCGTAGCAAGTCTGCACGTGAAGAGAGGCCGTCTGTGGCGATGAGCGTGCTGCAGCTACCGTATGGCGGCTGAGCTTGATCATGGCGTGGTTGTATAGGAGGTGCATGGTCAAGAACTGGCCAAGCTCTCCTGCCAGTGCCGCTGATTCCAGGTTTGAAGCCGTAAACAGCAGACGAGAAGGAAGCGCAGCACGCCAGTCATGAATCCTCTTCAGAATCCTCTGCGAAGACTCCAAATCCGATTCCATCAACGTAGTTCGTCGTGCCATCCTGTAGATTCGGCACACATCGTTCGACCACGTGTGTACCATCTCAACAAGATGCGCCGAGATTCCAAATTCGCGCTCATGGGTACTGGCGAGGTTCGAGACGTAGGGGTTAAACATTGGCGAGAAGCCTTCCACCTCTCGCTCAAAGCTGTGCGAGTCAGCAGGCAGGCGAGTGTAAATGTCTTCGGCATTGATCATTGCCAGACGGTCAGGGAAATGTCCATCAAGTCGTTCCAGCATGAACAGAGACCAAAAAGTCCTTCTCCTGGCTTCGCAGTAGCCCGCCTTGCTCATCCCAAAGGGGAAAGTCAAGAGTCCAGCCTCCCTTGACTCTTCGAGCTCGACGTTGAGCTGGAGACAAGCTGCTGTTGCGACAGCCGCCGAGATCATCTCGCTCGCCTCGGATACgcgagagatggagaggTAGTAAAGTGCGAGCAGAATCCTGGTCTGCACAAGCTGGAGGCAGCTGACTGTTGTCAACTTTTGAGCGTAGTGCGCCACCGAGGCGTACTCATAGGCGATAGGCTTCGGGCCATTCGACAGAGCAACTCCGACTGCAAGAATGCTGTAGAGGAGCATCAAGTCCTCGGGAGACTTGCGGTGCCCCGGGTTCACAACCCATGTCTTGAAAACGTTCTCAGGGATGAATCGAACGATCATGGTGCTGTCGAGGTGAACGAAAAAGTGGGAAATCACAGTACGGATGGACTGGGGGTCTGAGAGAGAAGGGTCGGTGCACCAGGCTCGGTTGAGAACCTCTTCGGAGATCCTAGGCAGCTCGACGGGAAGTCGATGAACGGGAAACTGAGGCCTCGGAGGCTCGACAGGCGCCATCGAGGGAACTGGTTCGCCGGTTGTAACATAGCTGTCGTATCCCACCCGAAGACGCTTGTGGGAGCCAACATCTGGTGACGGGGGCCGCATGGTGGTTCGTGGTGACACAGGGGAGCTTTCCTCGCTCTCATTCTGTCTGGATGGTCCGCCCAGCTTGCGAAGGTCGTCAAGCTCGGCAGGGGGGGTTGAAGGAGATGTATTGTGGCCTCCCCGAGGTCTAAGAAATCGTTAGCAAGTCGGGACCTGCAGAGGCGGTTCCCACCCAATGTTACTTACGCATTCTTAAACTTGCACACCCGACCAAACTTCTCGCACTGAACGCAGCGGGGGTAATCCGGGTCAcacttgatcttcttctcgcggCATGTCACACAAGCAATCGCCAGTCGCTTCCGAGGCTTACCGGCCTTGGTTACACCCCAGTGGGCGTTGACTGCTTCGCCATCGATCACTGTCTTGCAGTGACTGCCATCGTCATAGAAGTAACACATTCCCTCGCCAGGCACCTCCGCGGCCCGCACAAATCGAGGCAAGAAGTGAGTGCCAGTCCAGATCTTCGGTCCCAGTCCATCCTTAGAGGGAACACCCTCGGTCGCCGTGGTGCTCGGAGTTGGCGGGGGGTTCGGTGCCCCTTGAGGAGATCTTTGGTCGTTATAGCTCGGCACAACACGGTCCTTGGGTCCTGGAAAGTGGAGACGGAACTGGTCCTGGGGTGATCGAAAGGAACCATCCCGAGATCCTAATGAATACTCATGCCGGCTGGTCTCGTGCTGCATCGACCACTTTCCAAGCCCCTCGGCGCGCGACTCTGGGCGAGGGTGCTCGCCATCGCGAAACCTAGGCGATCCTGAGCCGGAGTATGATCGCGAAAGCGCATGAAGTGGCTGGCGGTCGGCATCGTATTTGCTGTCGTAAGTGCTGCGAGGTTGTGATAtaggaggagagagggtcGGCGGGAAGTAGGATGTCGGATGTTGCCTGTCGCCTGAGGGAACTCGAGGACGATCCAGGGGAGAAGTGGCAGGGAAAGAGCTGGTGCGGTCCGAGAGAGGCGAGTGCATCGGCCGACCAGGAGCTGTCGGCGGACCGAAGAGGCTACTTAATGAAGGAAGTTGTTGTCGAGGTGCTGTTTGAGAAGCGGACTCCGGCCGGTTCTgctctccatccatcttctgATCCGCAGGCATATTGCTTGTCAAAGGCTTCTCATAGCTATTCATAGAAGGGGATGTAGGCGCAGGCGAGATCCAGGGTCGGTCcgcagatgatgacgagTTGGACGAGTAAGACGAGGCGTCTGGACTCACCAAGTCTGGCGGGGTGTTAGGGAGAACCAAGTGAGGACGAGAATCTAGAGCAGGTAGGACACCCATTGAGAGAGCTACTCGATGTGGCTCGAGTTGCAGCAAGGGGGCATAACTGAAGTTGGAAAATAATGGTCGTGGACGAGAAGAGCTGAGGTCAACACAAGCCAACAACGGCTggtgggggaggggagcAGATATCTATGCCCTCGGATACAACTATCGCACCAGCGGCGCGGCTCTCTTGGgggcaaggatgccaagacaGGCCACAACAGAGGCGCGGCGGTGCCCTAATACGGATAGTCGAAAACCAGGAACAAGCtggtccaagaagaaggggagtggatggacggatgaGGTGCCAATCTTAACACGACCCAAACTGTCGGGAAGGTTGGGCGTGACAGTTCAAGACTAGggtgatggaagaggaaggaCCACGGTAGTCGAGTGACTTACAAACCGAATCGGGATCCAAGACACAAGCGTGCAGAAGGGGGGGAAGTGAGAGAAGGGGGAGTATGAAGAGAGCAGGACGGCCAACAAGTGATATACTCGGTAGCCCAGGACAGCACGGCGATGGTCAACAGCCGCTCGTTAACACCGAGCGCCTCAGCGTGGGAGAGAGGCGTGGACTCACTCGCCCGGCGTGGCCTTGGCTCATTAGATTTGCGAGACGACGGACCAAACGAGCGGCCAACGGAGCCGTGCtgtgccagtgccagtggcCCGCCACGCGAAATGCGAGTACCGGGCGCCTCTCTGGAGTGGTGCCGTCACCCACACGTGTGGTGCGGTGAACATCTGTGGCCTTATTTGCATGGAACAGGATGGGCCCGGGCTGGATGACTTGCGGATACTAGTGCAGGCGTCGAGCGATCCCAAGTCGCTGGACATCGGCACCAACGGCATTGCGGGTACAAGATGGCGTGGGTGCCAACCCAACGGCTCTCTCTTTCCAAGACGGTCCAACACtggtggttgatggtgatCCTGTCTGCAGGCTCTGGAAGCACGCAGGGATGAGGGATGGATTGCCGGGGACCGGGGGACGGGGCCGGGTGGGCGTGTGTTCTGCATGGGGGCGTGTGTGGCTGATATGTCTTGACGGCTCATGGCTCCTCCCCACGGCGACCCAGGCGCCAGCGTTACGGCAAGCAGCCGGCGGGTGGTGGGCGGATGAGCACCAGAAGCCGCGCGAGCATGCCCAAGGACGGGCGTGTGGAGGGCCAAGAGGACCCAGCGCAGAGGCTCCTCCTGAAGTGACAAGAGTCAGGTAGCCTACCCAGGGGTGGCACCTTGCGTCAGCCAGATCCCTGATCCAGATTAGGGGACGGGAAGCCGAAGCCAGCATATCCAGTCCAGGCGAGCAATGCCACGGAACGACTGGACGGTATCCGTGCGAGGGACAACGGGCTACCGTCCAGGGCCTCAACACCTTCCTCCCTGGGCCGCCGGTACTGGAACTAACGAGTAAAACCCGACTAGCAGGGCTCGAATATTCCGAGCCCATCTGGAAAAGAACCGAGACTCGACTCCAAAACAAAGGCCTTTTGGGAGAACGTGCGCTCCGCCATTAACCGCAGGTAAACGCTCGAAACATTCATCGACAGACAACCCAGCACCATCACAGACCGAGAGCCGATGACGTGAATGAGAAGCAGGTCAAGATGGTATTGGCCTCTTGGAGCTGGCGCGGCGCGAACCATGGTCAAAGACCATTGCTCTTGGCAACGTGATGGCGACGACACAGGCGTCTAAGTCCTGGGTCACACTCCGCAAAGGGACGAGTCCCAATGGCTGGGAGCCTGTGGCGCTGCCGGTAGAAGAACTGAGGGATGGGCACCAGAACGACAGCACATGCCTTCTGTATAGTAAGCCAACTGCTCTGCCAATGCTCTGCTTGATGAAACCACGCGCGCCATGCATGTGCCGGCAGGCAATGGTGGATCGGGGATGCCTGGGTAGAGTGCCATCAAGCGAGTGCGGAAGTCAGCGCGGGGTCTGAATGTCTCCGCGACAAGAGAGTCATGAATGAGTCCAACGCGCGAGAGCATCTTGATGAAACCTGTGCTATACAGAGCAGTAGCCTATATGGGTTGGTCTTGGCGCATGGACTGATCGCATCTGGCAGGAGAGTAGGTAGCCACGGGCGAGCGCCGGTGGAAAGACTCGAAGACCGAGCTAAACCAAGCATCTGGCACTCAGCACCAACACCACGATATGAATGGTGTCGGTAGGAGGCAGCCTAACATGCCCGGAGAGGCACTGGGACGGACCATGACGGGCGGGCCATGGCGGACGGCAGAGGTGTCGCAGGGCCAACAGGCCTTATCCCAAGAGATCCCTGCCGTCAGGGGCCAGGGCTGCGCTAGAGGAGACGGGGTCGGTAGGTCTCCCAGTCCCCTGGATTCGCTCAAAGTCACTGCGGGACCATCATCAGCTCAGAGCGGGCCTGATCAGCGAACAGACGAAGACGCACTGGCCCTCTGAGGCTTTGCTCGTCAACTCAAGACGGGCGATCTCGTTCTCGAACCAATCGCGGCTGGTTAAGGCAGCTCCGTCTGGCCTGACTGGCTGGCTTGCCCTTTCACCTGCAGATTGGGGTAAGACGCTAGAAGCCTGGCACGAAGCATCGGACCCCAATGTCCCCTGGCTGAAGCACAGATGCTCTCGTTGTCGTGAACTCTGAACTGGTGATGACGCTCAAGGGATAGACAGATAAGAGCGCCCAAGTGCGGGATTACCGAGCAGTGGTGCCATATTCATGTGGGCTGCGGGATGATGCAGCGCCTCAAGACCCAGTGCTCCAGCTGCTGTTGGCAGCTGATGGAGATTTGCCCTCAGTTCAGGTGGGACGCTCTTTTTACCCGTATCATTGATGCGCTCCGTATCGTATCGTCTCAAGAGCGGGGGACGTGGGCAGGTACATATTAAGTGCAACGGACTTTGTTTTCGACACCGTTTCCGACCTCAAGACGAGGCTCCGCATGTTTGCATCCCTGAGGTTATATCTGGCTCGTGTTCGATATAGCCTGAGCTGGAGGAGTGATCTACTTCGTCAACGGCACTCGTGGGGCGATGCGCGCTTGAAATGCCCGGTCATGAAACTAGTCAAGGCGTCAGTGTAGACGGCGGGTATTGTCCGCTCAAAGGCTATTCTGCCATGATAATGACAATCCGCTGTGCAGTATTGTGATCATTAAGGCGATGCCATCTGGCCCCTTCAACCAATATCGGACGGTATGCACCGGTCGAGAGGCAAGGCCCTGCGACAACAGGAACCCCTCACGGCTTTTGAGCATCCCAAATCTGGCGGGCTGCATAAGACTACCATGTTGGAAAACGGTGAACTGGATTTGGGGTAACCAGGGCGGTGATTTGATGATGCAAGGATCTCTCAAGTGCTTTGGCTCGAGAGGCCGCCATGACCAACATGTCATTGCGCGTATTCCCGTCTCCTGCCCTCGTAAATTATGCACCGAGGAGCGGCTGAAGATGAACAGGCTCAACTGTTGCAGGCATGCATGTTATGTTATGCGTGCACACCCTCGACGGCGGTTGTCGCTGGCGGCTGCCAAAGCGCATGTCGATCCTCGAGGCGGGACGATAGACTTTCAACCATCTTGCAGAGAGGTGCTGTGGTTCCATCGAGCGCCGTGGGGAGAATTGCTTTTCACGCAGTGCCGGCCGTGACCCTTGATCGCTAGCCCCCGGACCCACGCTTATGACGTCTTGGCTGGGTGCGGCACATGTCTCTCAAAGAGGAATGGCGCGCCCTCATCGTCACTCTCCGTCACGGCAGTCGTACGATCTTTAGCCGCTAATGTCGACTGGTGCCTCGTCGTCTGGTCGTCATTCCAGAAGCGGAGACGAGGCTCGCCCATCATGGTGCCAATGTAAAGTGTCAGAGACCAGCAACCAAGTGAGAGCGTTTCTTCATTCTTTAACCTTGAGAGACTTTGTAGGAGGCGTTCAGTGCCGTGACCTCCCTCGTTGGCCGCTCATCGTGATATTTTGGTCGTCGCTGCCCGTGTAAGCTGCTGGACGACGCCCTCGAGGAATGAAAGGTCAGCTACCAACCGGACGGAATCCTCCCCGTCGAAGCCCCCCTTGCGGTAATAGACGCACGCATGGAAATCATTTCGGCCCCCTGTTTTTCTTCGTCCGCACGCACTGCTACGTCAGCATCGTTCGAAAGAAGTGCGCGGTTGACAGCTTTCGATGGAGAAGTTGTTGTCTTGGGTAAGTGCGCGCCACCAACATACAGTCACTGCGGAGCCGTTGCTATGATGGATGCTAGAcgatggaggatgaggccagGACAAGTAATTAGCTGAGGAAGGTCCGGCGTCGTCCTTCCTGCACCTTCCTGTCGTACCCTGACAGCGGATTGTGCTTCCGCACTCCGTGCTTGCGTACCTGCCTCACCAGGTACAGGCGCGCTTTGGATTGGACCAATCACGCCTACCTTGCCTGGAAATGGCAACTCGCTGGCTCACCTGGGTTATTGCAGGTCGCAAAAATAGGTACCAACCTGGCAGGTAGTCGGATCAACCGTCAGCCGTGGCACCTGCCAAACTGTTTAATCGACAGCACGTGCCACAAACTGCCGGACATTCAAGGTTGACAGAAGTGCCTCGCATCAGATCTCCATCGCAAAGGACGACAATAGCAATCCGTCGGCATTACATTACGCGAGGCATTGGCAACCTCGTGCTgaaagaggccaagactttTGCAGGCGTCTACCCTCGAGACCGTGGGCACTTCACCGAGAACCATTTTGCCATGTGAGGGGCCAAGCGAGCCTGCCCCAGGCCTGCTGAAGCAAGTCGCCAATATTCAAACAATGCCTCAGACAATGCATGTCATCTGAATCATCACTTCGTCCCTTTGACGGCATGACTTTGTTCTCGGACATCGACATGCGGGCAGCAACAAGCTTGTGCGACAAGCAAAATCGCACCTCGTGGCGCCTCGCCTCCACATTCGACAAGCAATGGCTGTGTAATTGCCACGCTCATGGTTGGTCCATCTCAACCTCCGTGGACACATTCCCAGCTCGGATGCTGCTTTCGCGAGGTGACCAGTCACTGCATGGACAGGGATATGCTAAGATCGAATTTTAGATTTGGAACACGGACATGATGAGCTGATGTCCCGGGTCACCGTCAGCCTCCACACCACAAGCAACTCTGCCATGCACGACAGGACGACTTCCTGGCGCCCGTTGGCGTCGAGACCGCTGACAGGTGGCTGATTAAAGCACAGGGCATGGTGAATGGCAACCTTTCTCTTGATGACCTCGGTAATCTGCCCGTGCCAAAGACATGTCGAACCATCTCAGTAACTCGCGAATACCAGTGGCTGATACGCATTGTCAGATCACCCTTCCCTTCGAATGGTCACATCTCTTCCGCTTTCTTTAAGGCTTCTACCCCGGATCCACAGTCACGTCGCCGCGGTGCGGATCTGGCATGGTGCTTCTTTGTCGACTTCCAAATCCAGCTTCATCTCCGATCCTGGTTTTGGGACACTAACAGCCTGGGCACTTGTCGCTCGGCCGAGTTCCCCAGATGTTAATTCGCTCTCCTTCTGGCTTCTCGCATCGCGCCCGTCCAAGATGCTGTAACGTTGACGCCCAGGCTGAACAAGTGGTTTCAGCTCCCGGCACCATGGCATTCTGTGGTAAAGATCAACAGTCGGACCAGATCAGCCCACAAGGAATGTTTCCTCGGTTCAAAATCCGCCCGGCCGTCAATCGGGAAAGGTTGGTTGGAAACAGGctcctcaccaccaccgccacaaCCATGGGACATGGAGTCTTGGCTCTCCTGagatgccgatgatggtgcTGGCCCTGCAGTTTATGGGCCTATGAGGGGTTTAATTGCTACCGCCCCCTTTTAATCCAAGTGCCGCATGTATTCGTCTGTCTCGTGCGCCATGCTCACCTTGGGTCAGGCTGCACAGGCGCTCAGGTCGTTCAGCTGCAACATCACCCTTTGGTCATCGCGCTCTTATGGGAATTCCACTCATGGTTGAGAACACGACACCACCATTTGACTTACACCGAGCATCGCCCATGGTACCAGCTCGGGTAACTGCCGCTAAGAAGGATGCCAAGCAAATGCCGGGATGTTCGGACCAAGTTGTAACGTGGATACCAGGGTCCAAGGAGCGCGGACGCTTCTTCAGACATGCACCCTGGCGTGGTTGCAGAAGCCTGCCACGCAGTGACCACACTCTCCCCACACCGTTGGGCTCCCTCGGTCCCGACGGGAGCGAGAACCTGCCTTGACTCGGTGTCTGCAAAGCCACGCCAATCACACCTCAACAACCATCCGCTAACGTCGCCCAGAGAGTCAGCTCAGACGAGCCTAGAAAGGAAGAATTGGTGCAATTCACATTGAAGAACGCGGCTCGATGGTTTCATATGAGACTTGACCGAGATGCATATTCTTTTACCGATAACCTCTACATGGTCACTTATCAGCAATCGGAGATCTTGTTTTATGACGGCAGACTCATCAATTGCGCCGTCACCTCTTAACAACATCCCCTTTCGTCATACCGCTTGGCAGCATCTTGTTGACAACTGTAGGTCGGCTCGTTGCATACGTGAATGACGGTCCTCCATGGCAATCAAACTCTCGTATGAAAGCGGTTTTAGTGAGCGGATCGACACTCTCGACAACATTATGGATACAGGTTCGGTATTACGTTCCGTCTAGCCAGCTGGCCGGGTGTTGGCACTACTGTATACCTCACCCCATGGCATCAGGACACCCAAGCGCAGTTTAGCACTCTTTTTTGTCTCGAAAGCCACTAGCTTGTCGGGATCGTGTGGAAATGTGGCACCAGGCAGTCTCAAGGAAAAGCCGACTTGAGAAGGTGGGCTTGTGCTGTGGCTGAGCGCTGACATCATGATCAATCAGACACGAAGGATTTCGGCCTCGCTTCTTTGTTCGAATCAGAGCGTTGGAATCGGTCGTATCCACATTTAGGTCGACAATTAAGGTCCCATTCCGAAGCAGAAGAATGCCGAATTCGCTGCCCGTAATTACAATACGGTGGCAGTACTACGGCCAAGGCACGCATCAACACACAGATTGAGTGAGAATATTGTTCATGTCAAATCGACAATGCGCTCGCGCAGCCCTCGCACTGCGGCCCAAGCTCGAGACTTGTTGCGGGCACTCGCTAGAAAATACTATGTCTGGACTAGATCCCTAAACTAAGCCGGCAATTGCTGGGTAGTGCGGACCTGGAAATAGACGGACCTGCCGCGGGCGGCAAACGTCGATCTTTGGGCCAGGCGCTAGAGCATTTTAACCCGGACTCAACCCTCCGTCAGAGATCACTCAGCAAGGGCATCATGACGAGGCCATGCCGCTCTACAAAACGAGGGGGGTGATGACGCAGTCTCGGTCCCGTTTCAGACAATGATTCGAGATAGCTCCTGGGTCGGCGACAAGATGATCACTATCGTGGCATCATGAAATTACCGAGCATGTGGGCAACCGTCTCCGCGACGTCGCACAACAGCCGGCACAACGGTCTATCGTAGTACCGGGTGCGGATCCCCATGTGCCAGCCGCCGTCCCCCTCAAGCGCGCAGGCCAGCGTCTTTCTGGATTGGTCGATTGGTCGCCGGGCAGTTTCATTGCAATTAGCGGGAGCGCGCTAGGGCTTAACCTTCTGGTGACTCGCCAATAGCCGCAAGCCTTCTAGACGGATTTCCTATTCGGGCAAGACACAGGGAAGCCAGCCCAAAGTTTCGGAGCCTTTTATATCACTCCACCAAGGCTGGAGGGTCGGAAGGACATACGTCGCAAAGGAGTATCTTCCGGCAATCTTGGTTGGCAAGTCCCGTGAGCGAGTTCATGTAAGCAAGCAAGGGGTAAAGCAAGGCAGCGCTGCTTGGGGGAAAGAGGGATTCCATCATGGCTTTGCAGCCCACCCCCACTGGCGGTACCTCTCGGTGTTGCGTTGTATCTTCAGGGCCTCCCTGAAGAGTCCGGGGCTCACCAGGGTTCCTTGGCGATACAACCCTCCCAACcgctttcttcttcatgcccGGCTGCTCAGCCTGGTCCCTGCAGAAGAATCCCGTCTGCCGTGTGCGGCATGCCAGCGGAAGACGCAATGCCGCAATGCCCGCAGCCAGGGCAGACCAACAACCGTCTTGACACAGCATTCCAACAAGTCCCGTCATGCCACCCTCCCACGGTGGGAGGATCTCAGGGTCTCGCGATGTCGGGATCAGGGCGATAACAGGATACATGGGCAACTCGGTTCGACTCTTTGACCAACAAGGCTCTCCACTTTGGTTTCCTCAAGCGGGCGTGCTGAGTTCAACTCCGAAAACCCGATATTTGACAGTGCGCCCACGTGCCGAGAACCCTTCTCGAAGGATTACCCAAGAGGCTCAATGAGCCTTGTCAAAGCGTCGGCCCAGTTCGGTGATGACGGAAAATCACTCCGCCCTgccttgccctgccctgcGTAGGACGTGGGTGCAATCCACGTTTAGAGTGCAGCACGGGCTTGGCGAGTCGAAACGAGAGACAAAAGGGGGGATCCTGAGAGCGTATCGAGGCGTATCGAGTCTCGGCCGGAAACAAATCATCATCTTGTCTACCGAACTGTTATCCCAATACGGGTGATTGCCCTAGAACAAGGCTCATCATGACAGCTCTCGACCCATCAACACCCGCCCGCCTCCAGGGGTATGGTGGGTACAGGGACGGAGTTGGGGTCATGAATTGACATCAGCAGCTCGGTCGCTGATTGAAGGGTAAACTGTCGAGCCGTCTCTCCGCCTCATCTTTCGACGCCATGAGCCTAATGGTCTAATCGTGAGGGGAAAAGACAGGGAATGGTCAGGTTGCACCACCGAACATACCGACGCTGTTGGTACCAGGTGTCTCCAGTTGTCTTCCCTTCCAAGCGGGCCTAGAGCGAGCTTGGGGGTCCGTGAGACCGATGATTGTGTGTACCTATTGCCGGGTGGGCGACAGGGGTATCGGAGCTTACAAGGCGTGGCGTCTCAGCCAGCGAATGCGGCATTCGCTCGTCGACGCGAAGTTCGCGACAGGCCACTCCATGCCGCTTTGGGGCAACCCCTCGTACTGGGCTAGCTTGGGGTCGACTACGACACGGTACTTGTCTAATGCAACATTCCTCGAAATAGCATCCCCGAAACAGAGAGATGGGGACCTTCTTGATTCAAGCCTCTAGGTTTGCCCACGATGATGCCCGAGCATCTGGTCTTGATTGTCTGACAGGTTTGGCCGCGCATACCCGCACGGCTGTTCCTTAGTGAGGGGATGACAAACGGACAGTATGGGTAATCATGTTACCAACCAACGACCTGCCGGATGCGAAAGTTCCGCTGCCATGTCGACCAACAACTAACACTAACTGTGTCAGGCTCGGATACATTACTGCAACGGACAGCTTGTATCCGTACTTGGATCCGTTGTCGATGGAGATACATCCGTTGATCGACGGCTGTGCCACTTCTGATCCTGTCATATCCCCAGCCGCAGCCCTGGATCATGTGCTTGGAGTTACAAGGTCCCAGTCGCAACGGTGCCCTAAGtgggcaaggcaaggcaaggcctGAGTGAGCCTGGAGGACTGACCTGAAGAACTGACAACGCCCCATGCCATGCCCCGCGCGCATGCGAACATGTGAAAGGGCCAGTCAGTTTTTGTACTCCTTTCTAGATCATTTGTGACAGCCTCAGACCTGGCGCCGGCTCAACCACCCGATCTGGATCCCGATACAAAAGCAACAAGCGACAAGTACCGGCATCCACATGCAGAGATGCCGCCACGGCGTTCAGAGATGACCCCCCAGGGATCC
This genomic interval from Fusarium keratoplasticum isolate Fu6.1 chromosome 9, whole genome shotgun sequence contains the following:
- a CDS encoding Zn(2)-C6 fungal-type domain-containing protein translates to MGVLPALDSRPHLVLPNTPPDLVSPDASSYSSNSSSSADRPWISPAPTSPSMNSYEKPLTSNMPADQKMDGEQNRPESASQTAPRQQLPSLSSLFGPPTAPGRPMHSPLSDRTSSFPATSPLDRPRVPSGDRQHPTSYFPPTLSPPISQPRSTYDSKYDADRQPLHALSRSYSGSGSPRFRDGEHPRPESRAEGLGKWSMQHETSRHEYSLGSRDGSFRSPQDQFRLHFPGPKDRVVPSYNDQRSPQGAPNPPPTPSTTATEGVPSKDGLGPKIWTGTHFLPRFVRAAEVPGEGMCYFYDDGSHCKTVIDGEAVNAHWGVTKAGKPRKRLAIACVTCREKKIKCDPDYPRCVQCEKFGRVCKFKNAPRGGHNTSPSTPPAELDDLRKLGGPSRQNESEESSPVSPRTTMRPPSPDVGSHKRLRVGYDSYVTTGEPVPSMAPVEPPRPQFPVHRLPVELPRISEEVLNRAWCTDPSLSDPQSIRTVISHFFVHLDSTMIVRFIPENVFKTWVVNPGHRKSPEDLMLLYSILAVGVALSNGPKPIAYEYASVAHYAQKLTTVSCLQLVQTRILLALYYLSISRVSEASEMISAAVATAACLQLNVELEESREAGLLTFPFGMSKAGYCEARRRTFWSLFMLERLDGHFPDRLAMINAEDIYTRLPADSHSFEREVEGFSPMFNPYVSNLASTHEREFGISAHLVEMVHTWSNDVCRIYRMARRTTLMESDLESSQRILKRIHDWRAALPSRLLFTASNLESAALAGELGQFLTMHLLYNHAMIKLSRHTVAAARSSPQTASLHVQTCYEHATQVLDMVKAVVRLHRGGQQVLSAPAPVMAMVVTEAVDVLTSSGRLSHLGDIIENVHMVQEVVQAMCSTWDDVRGAQEAIEGRLGMLHRIRDRGSQPASPIEGYRIVYSAEGREDDKSLRWQINNPMEKLYPKDMDTIYSSLI